A genome region from Nocardia sp. NBC_00565 includes the following:
- a CDS encoding h domain protein, whose translation MNRRRIVLVASALGLVLMALAAICGITGYKYWNDRKAEDARTQVVPAAQRTVEAMFTYNFKTVDAELPKAADNLTGGFRDDYLKLIKEAIAPGAKEKELNVQATTQASGVVSAEPAHAVVLLYLNQVSTGKDSPQASISTSRVKVSLDKNDGHWLVSAVTPI comes from the coding sequence ATGAACCGACGTCGGATAGTCCTAGTAGCGTCGGCACTCGGTCTTGTGCTCATGGCACTGGCCGCCATCTGCGGGATCACCGGATACAAGTACTGGAACGATCGCAAGGCTGAAGACGCGCGCACCCAGGTCGTCCCCGCCGCCCAGCGCACGGTCGAGGCGATGTTCACCTACAACTTCAAGACGGTGGACGCCGAATTGCCCAAGGCCGCGGACAATCTCACGGGCGGTTTCCGCGACGACTACCTGAAGCTGATCAAGGAAGCCATCGCACCGGGCGCCAAGGAGAAGGAACTCAACGTCCAGGCGACCACGCAGGCCAGCGGTGTCGTCTCCGCTGAGCCCGCGCACGCGGTGGTGCTGCTGTATCTGAATCAGGTGAGTACCGGTAAGGATTCGCCGCAGGCCAGTATCAGTACCAGCCGGGTGAAGGTGAGCCTGGACAAGAACGACGGGCACTGGCTCGTCTCGGCGGTCACGCCTATCTGA
- a CDS encoding sensor histidine kinase — MTASRIARTRRELSRRSSAIPLRVTLVVALVLLSALGLLASGMVVTSALEKSLTHRTDQQLRDAAMAWSRPRPVNPANPPHPSSTFYIRTQPTPGGNATVYFETRPFNVEAEPVLPEPPEGRPTADSPGGRVITKPTTVGSRNGATVKWRTITAVTPDTTTTVAIPLTENIDTANRLIMLQLMVGAAVLAALAVLAYFVIRRSLRPLRAVEKTAAAIAAGDLYRRVPVRGTNTEVDRLSQSLNGMLAQIQTAFAATEASEAAARRSESKMRRFIADASHELRTPLTTIRGFAELYRQGATADPALFMDRIEHEAQRMGLLVEDLLMLARLDAQRPLELGPVDLLAIASDAVHNARAVVAANGDDGPHRTVELEICSGAGTLEVVGDEARLRQVLANLLNNALTHTPPGTAVKVRLTPTDDAVLLEVADTGPGLPAEEAERVFERFYRTDTSRTRTSGGTGLGLSIVQALVAAHEGEVSVQSTPGEGTTFTVHLPRESR; from the coding sequence ATGACCGCCTCCCGGATCGCCAGGACCCGTCGCGAACTGTCGCGCAGATCGTCGGCGATACCGCTGCGCGTTACCCTGGTGGTCGCGCTCGTGCTGCTATCCGCGCTGGGTCTGCTGGCATCCGGGATGGTCGTCACCTCCGCGTTGGAGAAATCGCTGACCCATCGCACCGATCAGCAACTGCGCGATGCGGCCATGGCGTGGTCGCGGCCCAGACCCGTGAACCCGGCCAATCCGCCGCATCCGTCCAGCACCTTCTACATCCGCACCCAACCGACCCCGGGCGGCAACGCCACCGTCTACTTCGAGACCAGACCGTTCAATGTCGAAGCCGAACCCGTGCTGCCGGAGCCACCCGAAGGGCGGCCGACCGCCGACTCGCCCGGCGGCAGGGTCATCACCAAACCGACGACCGTCGGCTCCAGGAACGGTGCCACGGTCAAATGGCGAACCATCACGGCGGTGACACCCGATACGACGACGACCGTCGCGATACCGCTCACCGAGAACATCGACACCGCCAACCGGTTGATCATGCTGCAGCTCATGGTCGGCGCCGCCGTACTCGCCGCGCTCGCGGTACTCGCCTACTTCGTGATCCGCCGCAGTCTGCGCCCGTTGCGCGCGGTCGAGAAGACCGCCGCCGCCATCGCCGCGGGCGATCTGTATCGCCGAGTTCCGGTGCGCGGCACCAATACCGAGGTCGACCGACTGTCCCAATCGCTCAACGGCATGCTGGCCCAGATCCAGACCGCCTTCGCCGCGACCGAAGCCTCCGAGGCCGCGGCGCGGCGCTCCGAATCGAAGATGCGCCGCTTCATCGCTGACGCGAGCCACGAACTGCGCACCCCGCTCACCACCATCCGCGGCTTCGCCGAGCTGTATCGCCAAGGCGCGACCGCGGATCCGGCCCTGTTCATGGATCGCATCGAACACGAGGCCCAGCGCATGGGTCTGCTGGTCGAGGATCTGCTGATGCTGGCCCGACTGGACGCGCAGCGCCCATTGGAACTGGGTCCGGTCGATCTGCTCGCCATCGCCAGCGACGCCGTGCACAATGCGCGCGCGGTCGTCGCGGCCAATGGCGACGACGGCCCGCATCGAACGGTCGAATTGGAAATCTGTTCGGGCGCAGGCACATTGGAGGTGGTCGGCGATGAGGCCCGGCTTCGCCAAGTGCTGGCCAACCTGCTGAACAATGCCCTCACCCACACCCCACCCGGCACCGCCGTCAAGGTCCGCCTCACCCCCACCGATGACGCGGTTCTGCTGGAAGTGGCCGACACCGGCCCCGGCTTACCCGCCGAGGAAGCCGAGCGCGTCTTCGAACGCTTCTATCGCACCGATACCTCCCGCACCCGCACCAGCGGCGGCACCGGACTCGGGTTGTCCATCGTGCAAGCGTTGGTCGCCGCGCACGAGGGCGAGGTGAGTGTGCAGAGCACTCCCGGCGAGGGCACCACATTCACCGTGCACCTGCCCCGCGAAAGTCGCTGA